CCGCGGACTTGGACGTGGCGCGGATCGGCGGCACCAAGAATCCGGACGTGGCGCGGGTGGTGGCGCTGCGCCCGGACCTGGTGATCGCCAACGAGGAGGAGAACCGGGCCCCGGATCTGGCGGCGCTGCGCGCGGCGGGTATCGAGGTGCTGGTCACCGAAGTGCGGTCGCTGACCCAGGCGTTCGCGGAGCTGGAACGGGTGCTGGTCGCCGGCTGCGGGCTGGCGCGGCCCGGGTGGCTGGCCGAGGCGGAGTCGGCCTGGGCGGCGGTGCGGGCCGGGAGGCCCGGGCGCGTCGCCGTGGTGCCGGTCTGGCGGCGGCCGTGGATGGTGCTGGGCCGCGACACGTTCGCGGGCGACGTGCTGGCCCGGCTCGGCATACGGAACGCCTACGACGGACATCCGGAGCGGTATCCGCGGGTCCCTCTGGGGGAGTTGACCGCCCTGGGCCGGGCGGATCTGGTGGTGCTCCCCGACGAGCCGTACGCGTTCACCCGGGACGACGGACCCGAGGCGTTCCCCACGCTGCCCGCGGCTCTGGTCAGCGGACGCCATCTGACGTGGTACGGCCCGTCGTTGACCGAGGCCCCGGCGGCGCTGTCCGCCGCACTCGACGCGGCACGCTGAGCGGCCCGGCGGCCCGGCGGACGGGGGAGCGGGGGAGCGGGGCATCGCGGCGGGTCGATGATCCCGGGCGGGGGTCCGGTCTGGCGGTGGTGGCCGCGTCGCGATGCCGTGTCACCGTGTCACCGTGTCACCGTCACGGCGGTGAGTGCTGCCCCGGCCCGGTCGCGGCATGCGCGTTCCGTCCGGTTTCGCGGCGTGGCCGGTGCCGTGATCCTGGTCCCCCAGCCGCCGGTCAGAGCGGGAAGTCCCGACCTGGCCCGGTCGGTTGCCCGGTGCCCCGGTGCCTGGGGACTGGGGACTGGGGGCGCGATCACGATGCGTGGGGCCGGTTCGTTCGGGGCGGGTGATTCCGGTCGGGGGCCATGGGCCCGTCGGGTTGTTCGTGAGTCGCGGAACCGTGGTGCGCCGGTGTGCGGTGGCCGCCGTGAGGGCGGGTGACCGCGGTCGGCTTCGGGGTCAGGGGGTGCGTGCCGCCGTGATCAGGGCGTGCGTCACGGAGATGTCGTGGCCTGCCTCCGGGTGCCATTGCACGGCCAGGGCGAAGCCGTCGGCGGCGGGCAGTTCCACCGCCTCGATCATGCCGTCCGGTGCGTGGGCCGAGGCGATCAGTCCCGAGCCGAGTCCGGCCACCGCCTGGTGGTGGTACGCGGGGACCCGGATCGGGTTCGGGAGGGCATCGGCCAGCAGGGTGCCGGCGACCGGGGTCACTTCGTGTTCCGCGAAGACGCCCGGTGGGCCGGTGTGGCCGTCCACGTGCTGGTGGAGGGTGCCGCCCAGGGCCACGTTCAGCAGCTGCATCCCCCGGCAGACGCCCAGCAGCGGCATCCGCCGGGCCAGTGCCGCGTCGATCAGCGCCAGCTCCCAGGCGTCCCGCTCCGGCGCGGGCGGGCCGGTGCGCGGGTCGCGGGGTGCGCCGTACCGGGCCGGGTCGACGTCCGGGCCGCCGGCGATCACCAGGCCGTCGAGGCGCGCCAGCACCGCCGTGGCCGCCGCCGGGGCGGCGTCCGGCGGCAGCAGCACCGCCACGCCGCCCGCCCGCTGCACCAGCCGGTGGTAGCCGGCCGGCAGCAGGGCGGCGGGCTGGTCCCACACGCCCCAGCGGACCGATGCCTCCAGATAGGTGCTGACACCGATCAGCGGCGGTTCGCTCCCCGGCACGCTGTTCACGGCGATCTCCTCTCACTCACGGGCGAGTTCGGCCTCCGCCTCGGCCAGCGCCGCGAACTCCTCCTCGGGAGCGGCGGCCACCAGCCGGTGCCGACTGTAGAAGGCGAAGTACGCGACGGCCACCGCGTACACGCCCAGCGCGATGAACGCGGCGTCCCGGTCCACCAGGAACGTCGCCGCCACCGCCGACAGCGCGAGCATGAACGCCACGCCCGAGGTGACCACGCCGCCCGGCGTCCGGTACGGACGCGGCAGGTCCGGCTCGCGGCGGCGCAGCACGATGTGCGACAGCGTCATGAAGCAGTACGAGATCGCCGCGCCGAACACCGCGACGTTCAGCATCCGCGCACCGTCCCCGGTCGTCGCGGCCAGGCCGAAGCCCAGCGCGCCCGGGATCAGCAGGCCCAGGTACGGGGCATTGCGGCGGCTGGTCAGCGACAGGAAGCGCGGCAGATAGCCGGCCCGGGAGAGGGCGAAGAGCTGCCGGGACCCGGCGTAGACCAGCGAGAAGAACGAGGCCACCAGGCCGGCGAGCCCCGCGTAGTTGACGAAACGGCTCAGCGCCGTCGTCTCGCCGTGCGGCTCCAGCGCCGCCACCAGCGGGTTCCCCGCCTCCCGCACGGCGTCCGAGCCGCGCGCGCCCGACGCGGCCAGGAACGTCACCGCCGCCAGCACCAGCAGCACGCCGATCGCCCAGGCCATCGCGCTCGGCAGGGTCCGGGCCGGGTCCCTGGTCTCCTCGGCCGCGAGCGGGACGCCCTCCACGCCGAGGAAGAACCACATGCCGAACGGGAATGCCGCCCAGATGCCCAGCAGCCCGAACGGCAGCCAGGAGCTGGATCCGAGCGCGTCGGAGTCCACCGGGATGTCGTTGAGTGAGTCCGCGCTGAAGTCCGTGAACGCGCCGCAGGCGAAGACCACCAGGGCGGCCACCGCGATCGCCGTCACCACCAGGCTGAAGCGCAGCGCCTCACCCACGCCCCACAGGTGGATGGCGAGGAAGATCACGAAGCAGCCCAAGTAGACCGGCCAGCCGGAGGTCAGGCCGAACAGGTCGAGGGATTCGACGTAGTCGCCGATGAAGATCGCGATCGCCGCCGGGGCCAGCACGAATTCGATGAGGATGGCCGTCCCGGTCAGGAAGCCGCCCCACGGGCCGAGCGCGCGGCGCGCGAAGCCGTAACCGCCGCCCGCCGTCGGCAGGACCGACGCCAGCTCGGCCAGCGCGAACACCATGCAGGTGTACATCAGGCCCATCAGCACGGACGCCACCGCCAGCCCGCCGAAGCCGCCCTCGGCCAGGCCGAAGTTCCAGCCGGCGTAGTCGCCCGAGACGACGTACGCCACCCCGAGCCCGGTCAGCAGCAGCGGGCCCGCGCTGCCGGTGCGCAGGGTCCGACGGCTGAGATAGGCGTCGTCCCCCTCGGGTATGCCGGACTCGGTGCCTTCGGTCATGGGCCGCTCCCGCCTCGCGCCGCAATGGTCTAGCGGCATACCTTTGCCGTCCCGGCGGCCCGAGCGCAAGACCCCCCCCGTAAGACGGCGGTTACGTCCCGGGTCACGCCAGGAAGCCGCGCAGCAGGGCCGCCGTCCCGGCGCAGTGCTCGCGCATCACCGCGCGCGCCCTGTCCGCGTCGCCCGCCAGCACCGCCGCCACCAGGGCGGTGTGCTGTGCCTGCGAGTGTTCCAGGTGCCGCACCAGCAGCGGGACACAGTCCAGCAGGCCGTTCAGGGTGGCCCGCACCGCCGCGTACTGGGCGGCCAGCGACGGCGAGCCCGACAGCTCCGCGAGCGTCAGGTGCAGCAAGGTGTCCGCGCGGCGGTACTCGGTCAGCGGTGTCTCGCCCGTCCCGGCCAGCGCCGCGCGCAGCCGCCCCGCCGCCCCCGCGTCGAGCCCGTCGGCCGCGCACAGCCCGGCCGCGCCCACGTCCAGCACCTCGCGCAGCCGCAGCGTGTCCTCCACGTCGGCCCCGGCGATCCGCCGCCGCAGCTCCTCCTCCCCGGCGCCGCCGCCCGCGGGCTCGGGGCGGCGGCGCACGAACGTCCCGCCGTACCGGCCGCGCCGGCTCTCCACCAGACCCTCGTCCGCGAGCACCTTCAGCACCTCGCGCAGCGTGACCCGGCTGACGCCGAGCAGCGGCGCCAGCTCGCGTTCGGCGGGCAGCCGTCCACCACCGGGCACCAGGCCGAGCCGCAGCACCTGGAGTATCTGCCGCAACGCCTCCTCGAACCCGTTGCCCGTCCGCACCGGCCGCAGCACCCCGGCCGGCCAGGCCGCCGCGTCCGCCGCCCCGCCACCGCCGTCCACGCCGTCGTCCATCGGACCTACTTCCCAATCAATGGTCTGCGTGGATACCTTATGGCCTCCGGCTGAAGCGACAGGAGGCCGCAGACGTGGCGATCCGCACACCCCCGCTGTCCATCGAGGAGCTGAGAGGTCTGGTCGACCTCGGCGAGCTCGACACCGTCGTCCTCGCCTTCACCGACATGCAGGGCAGGCTCCAGGGCAAGCGGTTCGCCGCCCGCTTCTTCCTCACCGAGGTCCTGCCCCACGGCACCGAGGGCTGCGACTACCTGCTCGCCGTGGACGCCGACATGAACACCGTCGACGGATACGCCATGTCCTCCTGGGAGCGCGGTTACGGCGACTTCGCCCTGCACGGCGACCCCGCCACCCTGCGCCGCGTCCCCTGGCACCCCGGCACCGCCATGATCACCGCCGACCTCGCCTGGCACGACGGCTCGCCCGTGGCCGTCTCGCCCCGCCAGATCCTGCGCCGCCAGCTCGACCGGCTGGCCGAGCGCGGCTGGACCGCCTTCGTGGGCACCGAGCTGGAGTTCATGGTCTTCAAGAACACCTACGAGGACGCCTGGAACGCGGCCTACCGGGGCCTGACCCCGGCCAACCAGTACAACGTCGACTACTCGGTGCTCGGCACCGGCCGCGTCGAGCCGCTGCTGCGCCGTATCCGCAACGAGATGGGCGCCGCGGGGCTCACCGTCGAGTCCGCCAAGGGCGAGTGCAACCTGGGCCAGCACGAGATCGCTTTCCGTTACGCCGACGCCCTTACCACCTGCGACCAGCACAGCGTCTACAAGACCGGCGCCAAGGAGATCGCCGCCCAGGAGGGCGTGGCCCTGACGTTCATGGCCAAGTACGACGAGCGCGAGGGCAATTCCTGCCACATCCACTTCTCGCTGCGCGACGAGGACGGTCGGCCCGTCTTCGCCGACTCCGCCGGACCGTACGGCGGCATGTCGGCGACGATGCGGCACTTCCTCGCCGGACAGCTCGCCGCCCTGCGCGAGCTGAGCCTGCTCCACGCCCCGAACGTCAACTCCTACAAGCGTTTCCGGGCCGGCTCCTTCGCCCCCACCGCCGTCGGCTGGGGCCCCGACAACCGCACCTGCGCGCTGCGCGTCGTCGGCCACGGTCCCTCCCTGCGCATGGAGAACCGGGTCCCCGGTGGGGACGTCAACCCCTACCTCGCGGTGGCCGGCATGATCGCGGCCGGGCTGCACGGCGTCGAGCACGGCCTCGAACTCCCCGGGCCGGAGACCGGGAACGCCTACACGGGCGACGCCGACCGCGTTCCGGCCACCCTGCGCGACGCCGCCGCGCTGTGGGCCGGTAGCCGGCTCGCCCGCGAGGCGTTCGGCGACGAGGTGGTGGACCACTACCTCAACATGGCTCGCGTCGAGCAGGACGCCTACGACTCCGCCGTCACCGACTGGGAGCGGTTCCGCTCCTTCGAGCGCATGTGAGGACACCGATCGCCGTGCACGACGAGCCGCAGGTCCGCGAACACCGGGTGGTCAACCCGGCCACCGAGGAGCTGATCGCCACCGTCCCCGCGACCACCCCCGCCGAGGTCGACGCCGCCGTCCGGCGCGCGGCGCCGGCCCAGCGGCGGTGGGCCGCCCTCGCGCCCGCCGACCGCGCCCGGCTGCTGCGCCGGTTCGCCGCCGCCGTGGACACGGCGGCCGAGGAACTGGCGCTGCTGGAGGTCCGGGAGGCCGGTCACCCGCTGGGCAACGCCCGCTGGGAGGCGGGCAACGTCCGTGACCTGCTCGACTACGCCGCCGGGGGAGTGGAGCGCCTGACGGGCCGTCAGATCCCGGTCGCCGGTGGCCTGGACGTCACCTTCCACGAGCCGCTCGGCACCGTCGCCGTGATCGCCCCGTGGAACTTCCCGATGCCCGTGGCCGCTTGGGGGACCGCCCCCGCGCTCGCCGCCGGGAACGCCGTCCTGCTCAAACCGGCCGAGACCACTCCACTGACCGCCCTGCGGCTGGCCGAACTCGCCCTGGACGCGGGGCTGCCCGCGGGCCTGTTCCAGGTGCTGCCCGGCGCCGGACCGGTCACGGGCACGGCCCTTGTCGACCATCCCGGCGTCGCCAAGGTGGTGTTCACCGGCTCCACCACCGTCGGCAAGGGCATCATGGCCCGCTGCGCGGCCCGGGTGAAGCGCGTGACTCTCGAACTCGGGGGCAAGAGCCCGAACATCGTCTTCGCCGACGCCGACGTGGAGCGCGCCGCCGCCACCGCGCCCGGCTCGTTCCTCGACAACAGCGGTCAGGACTGCTGCGCCCGCAGCCGTATTCTCGTCCAACACGCCGTCTACGACCGGTTCCTGGAGCTGCTGGAGCCGGCCGTGCACGCCGTCCGGGCCGGCGACCCGGCCGATCCCGCCACCGCCCTGGGCCCGTTGATCTCCGCCGCGCAGCGCGAGCGCGTGCGGTCCTACGTCCCCGAGGACGCGCCCGCCGCCATCCGCGGTGAGGTCCCGGCGGGCCCGGGGTACTGGTATCCGGCGACCGTGCTGGAGGCGCGCGCGGCCGGCGACCGGGCCGCCGCCGAGGAGATCTTCGGCCCGGTCGCCGTCGTCACCCCCTTCGCGGACGAGGAGGAGGCGATCCGGCTGGCCAACGCCACCGACTACGGGCTCTCCGGCTCGATCTGGACCCGGGACGTCGGCCGCGCGCTGCGCGTCTCGCGCGCCGTCGCCGCGGGCAACCTGTCGGTCAACTCGCACAGCAGCGTCCGTTACGCCACGCCCTTCGGCGGGTTCAAGCAGTCGGGGCTCGGCCGCGAGCTGGGCCCGGACGCCCTGGCCGCGTTCACCGAGACCAAGAACGTCTTCCTCGACACCGAGCACTGAGCACTGAGCACTGAGCATCGACCACCAAGCACCGAGCACTGAGCATCGACCACCAAGCACCGGGCATCGACCACCGAGCACCGAGCACCGAGCACCGAGCACCGAGCACCGAGCACCGAGCACCGAACGACAAGGGGACCGCAGTGACCGAGACCACCGCCGTATGCCGCCGCCTCGTGGGCCGCACCGCCGTCGTCACGGGGGCGGGCAGCGGCATCGGCCTGGCGACCGCCCGCCGGCTGGCCGCCGAGGGCGCCCACGTGGTCTGCGCGGACGTGGACACCGAGCGGGGCGAGGCCGCCGCGGCCGAGACCGGCGGCCGGTACGTGCCGACCGACGTCACCGACGAGGAGCAGGTCGAGGCGCTGTTCAAGGCTGCCCACGACACCTACGGCTCGGTCGACATCGCGTTCAACAACGCCGGTATCTCGCCGCCCGACGACGACTCCATCCTCACCACAGGGCTGGACGCCTGGCAGCGGGTACAGCGGACCAACCTCACCTCGGTCTTCCTGTGCTGCAAGGCCGTCATCCCCTACATGCGCCGCCAGGGCAAGGGCTCCATCATCAACACCGCCTCGTTCGTCGCCGTGATGGGCGCCGCCACCTCCCAGATCAGCTACACCGCCTCCAAGGGCGGCGTGCTCGCGATGTCCCGGGAGCTGGGCGTGCAGTTCGCCCGCGAGGGCATCCGCGTCAACGCCCTGTGCCCCGGGCCGGTCAACACCCCGCTGCTGAAGGAACTGTTCGCCAAGGACCCGGAGCGCGCCGCGCGCCGGCTGGTCCACGTGCCGGTGGGGCGGTTCGCCGAGCCGGAGGAGATCGCCGCCGCTGTGGCCTTCCTCGCCAGCGACGACTCGTCGTTCGTCAACGCCGCCGACTTCCTGGTGGACGGCGGCATCTCGGGCGCGTATGTGACGCCCTTGTAGCCACATCGCGAGGGGAAGCGGCCGGATACGGCCGGACGGGATCGGACGCAGCCGGATCGGTGCTGGCCGGGGCGGGCGCGGCTGTGAGAGGTTCACCGGGTGAGCATGACGACTCCGCCCGGTTGGTACCCCGACCCCGGCCACTCCAACGCCGGGCCCGCGCTGGAGCGGTGGTGGGACGGCTCCGCCTGGACCGGTCAAACCCGGGCCGTCGGCGGCGGCTCCCCGGCGGCCCCCGCGGTGTCCCTGGCGCCCCCGGGATACCAGCCGTTCGGCCCGCCGCCGCCCTCGCCGTCGTCGCCGCCCGGGCGCCGCCGGGGCGTGGTCGCCGCGGTCGTGACCGGCGGCGTGGCCGTGGCCGCCGCCCTGGCGGTCACCGCCGTGCTGCTCCTCGGCGGCGGCGACGGAGACGGCGGCGGAGACGGAGACGAACGCGCCGACGGGCCGAGCGCCTCGGCGGAGGAGGATCCCGGCGACGCCGGCGGCGCCCCCGGGGACGGGACGCCCGAGGACGAGCCGGGCCAGGACGACGAACGGCCGGATCCGGACGGGGAGTCCGGCGATCCGGGCGGTGGCGCGGCCGGGTTCACCGAAGCGGCGGCCGGCGGCGTCGCCCTGCCCCTGCTCGACGGCTGGACGGAGGGCGAGCTGACCGACGGCGTCGCCGTGACCTCCGGGGCGTACCCCTGCCCCCGGGACGAGAGCCTGCGGTGCGTCAGCGGTGGCGCGTTCCTCTTCGTCCTGCCCGGGATGGCGAGCGTCCCCGCCGAGGAGGTCGTGGCCGCCGACATCGGCGAGAACGAGCGCGAGTCCTACAACGACGAGGCGTACGGGGGCGTCACCGGCTCGCAGCGGGTCCTCGCCGAGGAGGTGACCGTCGCGGGGCAGGAGGGCTACCGCGTCCGGAGCCGGATCGAGACCGAGGCGGGCACCCGGGCGTACGTGGAATCCGTCGCCTTTCCCGCTCCCGACGGCTCCGGCGACCTGATCGTGATCCGGCTCGGATTCGACATCGGGGACGACGCTCCGCCGGTGGCCGATCTGGATCGTGTGGTGCTCGGCGCCCGGGCCGTCTCCGGCGCACCCGGTACCGAAGTCTGAGGTCGCGACCGTAGAGTGACCCCAGTCGAGCGAGATCAGCGGGACGCGGGCTGGCCGGGGAGTGTGCCGATGAACACCGAGCAGGGACCGCGAAGTTCACAGCTTCCGCCCCTGACGCCTCCGGTCCCGCCCGTGCCGCCGAGGCCCTCCGCGCCGCCCCGACCCGCCCCGGCCGTCCGGGTCCACGCGGCCCTCACCGCCCTCACCGCCCGCGCCGCCACGGTGAGCGCCTCCACCCGGCTGATCGGCGCGGTGATCTGTCTTGTGCTCGGCACCGGGCTGCTCGGCGGGGCCGCCGCCGGAACGTGGCTGGCCGGTGACGGCGACGACCGCACCGCCGCGCAGGTCGCGTTCGACGAGGGCCGGGCGCTGTGGCGCGAAGTCCCCGTGGACGAGCTGTTCCCGCCCGAGCTCGCCGCCGAGGAGGCCGGACCGGGCGGCGCCGACCGGCGCTGGATACGGGTGGCGGTCGCCCCCGACAGCGGCTGCGACCGGGCGTTCGACCCGCTGCTCGCCGACGCGCTCGCGTCGGTCGGCTGCCACCGCCTGGTCCGCGCCACCTACACCGACGAGACCGCGACCAACGTGACCACGGTCGGACTGCTCTTCACCGAGGCGGACACCACCGGCATGGCCGCGCTGAGCGAACGGCTCACCGCCGACAGCCTGGCCACCCGGCCCGATCTGATGCCCCGCCCCTTCCCCGTTCCCGGGACCCCCGCCGAGGACTTCGGAGACGCGCAGCGCGGCTCCTGGAGCATCCGGGTCGTCCCCGAACTGCCCGTCGTGGCCTACACGGTCACTGGATTCGCCGACGGCCGCGCCGTCTCCGAGCCCGAGCCGGCCGCCGAGGCCACCGCCGACGGCCACCACACCACCATCGCGCTCGCCGGCCTCGGCCACGACGCCGAGGCCGTCGCGGACCGGGTCGAGCGCGGCCTGCGCGCGACGGCCGCCCGGCAGGCCGCCCAGGAGCCCCAATGACCCC
Above is a window of Streptomyces sp. NBC_01803 DNA encoding:
- a CDS encoding glutamine synthetase family protein, with amino-acid sequence MAIRTPPLSIEELRGLVDLGELDTVVLAFTDMQGRLQGKRFAARFFLTEVLPHGTEGCDYLLAVDADMNTVDGYAMSSWERGYGDFALHGDPATLRRVPWHPGTAMITADLAWHDGSPVAVSPRQILRRQLDRLAERGWTAFVGTELEFMVFKNTYEDAWNAAYRGLTPANQYNVDYSVLGTGRVEPLLRRIRNEMGAAGLTVESAKGECNLGQHEIAFRYADALTTCDQHSVYKTGAKEIAAQEGVALTFMAKYDEREGNSCHIHFSLRDEDGRPVFADSAGPYGGMSATMRHFLAGQLAALRELSLLHAPNVNSYKRFRAGSFAPTAVGWGPDNRTCALRVVGHGPSLRMENRVPGGDVNPYLAVAGMIAAGLHGVEHGLELPGPETGNAYTGDADRVPATLRDAAALWAGSRLAREAFGDEVVDHYLNMARVEQDAYDSAVTDWERFRSFERM
- the eat gene encoding ethanolamine permease, which codes for MTEGTESGIPEGDDAYLSRRTLRTGSAGPLLLTGLGVAYVVSGDYAGWNFGLAEGGFGGLAVASVLMGLMYTCMVFALAELASVLPTAGGGYGFARRALGPWGGFLTGTAILIEFVLAPAAIAIFIGDYVESLDLFGLTSGWPVYLGCFVIFLAIHLWGVGEALRFSLVVTAIAVAALVVFACGAFTDFSADSLNDIPVDSDALGSSSWLPFGLLGIWAAFPFGMWFFLGVEGVPLAAEETRDPARTLPSAMAWAIGVLLVLAAVTFLAASGARGSDAVREAGNPLVAALEPHGETTALSRFVNYAGLAGLVASFFSLVYAGSRQLFALSRAGYLPRFLSLTSRRNAPYLGLLIPGALGFGLAATTGDGARMLNVAVFGAAISYCFMTLSHIVLRRREPDLPRPYRTPGGVVTSGVAFMLALSAVAATFLVDRDAAFIALGVYAVAVAYFAFYSRHRLVAAAPEEEFAALAEAEAELARE
- a CDS encoding gamma-glutamyl-gamma-aminobutyrate hydrolase family protein is translated as MPGSEPPLIGVSTYLEASVRWGVWDQPAALLPAGYHRLVQRAGGVAVLLPPDAAPAAATAVLARLDGLVIAGGPDVDPARYGAPRDPRTGPPAPERDAWELALIDAALARRMPLLGVCRGMQLLNVALGGTLHQHVDGHTGPPGVFAEHEVTPVAGTLLADALPNPIRVPAYHHQAVAGLGSGLIASAHAPDGMIEAVELPAADGFALAVQWHPEAGHDISVTHALITAARTP
- a CDS encoding FadR/GntR family transcriptional regulator — translated: MDDGVDGGGGAADAAAWPAGVLRPVRTGNGFEEALRQILQVLRLGLVPGGGRLPAERELAPLLGVSRVTLREVLKVLADEGLVESRRGRYGGTFVRRRPEPAGGGAGEEELRRRIAGADVEDTLRLREVLDVGAAGLCAADGLDAGAAGRLRAALAGTGETPLTEYRRADTLLHLTLAELSGSPSLAAQYAAVRATLNGLLDCVPLLVRHLEHSQAQHTALVAAVLAGDADRARAVMREHCAGTAALLRGFLA
- a CDS encoding helical backbone metal receptor, which translates into the protein MTAVRRVVSLVPSLTEAVAATARELLVGATDWCEWPADLDVARIGGTKNPDVARVVALRPDLVIANEEENRAPDLAALRAAGIEVLVTEVRSLTQAFAELERVLVAGCGLARPGWLAEAESAWAAVRAGRPGRVAVVPVWRRPWMVLGRDTFAGDVLARLGIRNAYDGHPERYPRVPLGELTALGRADLVVLPDEPYAFTRDDGPEAFPTLPAALVSGRHLTWYGPSLTEAPAALSAALDAAR
- a CDS encoding DUF2510 domain-containing protein — encoded protein: MTTPPGWYPDPGHSNAGPALERWWDGSAWTGQTRAVGGGSPAAPAVSLAPPGYQPFGPPPPSPSSPPGRRRGVVAAVVTGGVAVAAALAVTAVLLLGGGDGDGGGDGDERADGPSASAEEDPGDAGGAPGDGTPEDEPGQDDERPDPDGESGDPGGGAAGFTEAAAGGVALPLLDGWTEGELTDGVAVTSGAYPCPRDESLRCVSGGAFLFVLPGMASVPAEEVVAADIGENERESYNDEAYGGVTGSQRVLAEEVTVAGQEGYRVRSRIETEAGTRAYVESVAFPAPDGSGDLIVIRLGFDIGDDAPPVADLDRVVLGARAVSGAPGTEV
- a CDS encoding 3-oxoacyl-ACP reductase; translation: MTETTAVCRRLVGRTAVVTGAGSGIGLATARRLAAEGAHVVCADVDTERGEAAAAETGGRYVPTDVTDEEQVEALFKAAHDTYGSVDIAFNNAGISPPDDDSILTTGLDAWQRVQRTNLTSVFLCCKAVIPYMRRQGKGSIINTASFVAVMGAATSQISYTASKGGVLAMSRELGVQFAREGIRVNALCPGPVNTPLLKELFAKDPERAARRLVHVPVGRFAEPEEIAAAVAFLASDDSSFVNAADFLVDGGISGAYVTPL
- a CDS encoding aldehyde dehydrogenase family protein, with translation MRTPIAVHDEPQVREHRVVNPATEELIATVPATTPAEVDAAVRRAAPAQRRWAALAPADRARLLRRFAAAVDTAAEELALLEVREAGHPLGNARWEAGNVRDLLDYAAGGVERLTGRQIPVAGGLDVTFHEPLGTVAVIAPWNFPMPVAAWGTAPALAAGNAVLLKPAETTPLTALRLAELALDAGLPAGLFQVLPGAGPVTGTALVDHPGVAKVVFTGSTTVGKGIMARCAARVKRVTLELGGKSPNIVFADADVERAAATAPGSFLDNSGQDCCARSRILVQHAVYDRFLELLEPAVHAVRAGDPADPATALGPLISAAQRERVRSYVPEDAPAAIRGEVPAGPGYWYPATVLEARAAGDRAAAEEIFGPVAVVTPFADEEEAIRLANATDYGLSGSIWTRDVGRALRVSRAVAAGNLSVNSHSSVRYATPFGGFKQSGLGRELGPDALAAFTETKNVFLDTEH